A single genomic interval of Selenobaculum gibii harbors:
- the cobT gene encoding nicotinate-nucleotide--dimethylbenzimidazole phosphoribosyltransferase has translation MDLLKSTIAKVTPLNDLAMAKIKKASHNLITPEGCLGYLETILQKYVGITNEITPSVPKKCMVVACADHGVAEEGVSAYPVETTVQMTRNYLVAKGAGANAMALHCGADLVVVDVGIAAPMEKIEGLIDRKINYGTKNFTKGPAMTESEAIRSLEIGIEIATQKIAEGYRCFCLGEMGIANTTSSAAIVAAFAKLAPKKATGRGTNISDERLLKKIQVVEKGLAVNKPNSNDGLDVLKKVGGFELGCLAGVILGCAANRAAVVIDGFNASAAALIAASLCPLSKKFLIGSHLSAEPAHSKALEILELKAYIDMHFRFGEATGAALAMSILDATIKSYLHESNPENTTIVDPDQMLSEILPDRYIAASLDNEAMQACQLHIDNLTKPLGSLGHLEKLAVQLAGITEMSKPKNLKKSILLFSTPKNSLIYAFASHTKANLTIADLDNSKMNCGQALALGMQVADQEFKKGSRILGIGESLNLTPYGQQVPNRFANKSLESFTNIDNVELAAITGAIIAAAANKCAIMLDGPLTALAARIAVSMNKEINNYLINASLSPEPLHKEAIESLNLNAYLYLDSTLYEGCQAALGMTLLDACLHMVNDMKTFKQAAVAIANDGPGANRQSLDI, from the coding sequence ATGGATTTATTAAAAAGTACAATTGCTAAAGTTACACCTCTGAATGATTTAGCAATGGCAAAAATAAAAAAGGCTAGCCATAATTTAATTACACCTGAAGGCTGCCTTGGTTATCTTGAAACTATATTACAAAAATACGTCGGTATTACCAATGAGATTACCCCGTCAGTACCAAAAAAATGTATGGTAGTCGCTTGTGCAGATCATGGCGTCGCTGAGGAAGGTGTAAGTGCCTATCCAGTTGAAACGACAGTACAAATGACACGTAATTATTTAGTCGCTAAAGGTGCAGGTGCTAACGCAATGGCCTTGCATTGTGGTGCTGATTTAGTCGTAGTCGATGTTGGCATTGCTGCGCCTATGGAAAAAATCGAGGGACTTATTGATAGAAAAATCAATTACGGCACAAAAAACTTTACAAAAGGCCCTGCAATGACCGAAAGCGAAGCAATTCGTTCACTTGAAATTGGAATTGAAATTGCCACGCAAAAAATTGCTGAAGGCTATCGTTGTTTTTGTTTGGGGGAAATGGGCATCGCCAATACAACCTCTAGTGCAGCAATTGTCGCAGCTTTTGCTAAGCTAGCTCCCAAAAAGGCAACTGGTCGTGGAACTAATATTTCTGATGAACGATTACTAAAAAAAATCCAAGTCGTAGAAAAAGGATTAGCGGTAAATAAACCAAATTCAAATGATGGCCTAGACGTTTTGAAAAAAGTTGGTGGTTTTGAACTTGGTTGCTTGGCAGGGGTTATCCTCGGTTGTGCAGCGAACCGTGCTGCTGTTGTCATCGATGGATTTAATGCAAGTGCAGCCGCTTTAATTGCAGCGAGTCTTTGTCCACTATCTAAAAAATTCTTAATTGGCTCACACCTATCAGCTGAGCCTGCACATAGCAAAGCCCTCGAAATATTAGAATTAAAAGCATATATTGATATGCATTTTCGTTTTGGGGAAGCGACTGGAGCCGCACTTGCCATGTCAATCCTTGACGCTACGATAAAATCCTATCTGCATGAATCTAATCCTGAAAACACAACAATCGTTGATCCAGATCAGATGTTATCTGAAATATTGCCTGATCGTTATATTGCCGCTTCATTAGATAATGAAGCAATGCAAGCGTGCCAATTACATATTGATAATCTTACAAAACCGCTTGGCAGTCTTGGACATCTTGAAAAATTAGCTGTCCAGCTTGCGGGTATAACTGAAATGTCTAAACCAAAGAATTTGAAAAAAAGTATACTTCTATTTTCTACACCTAAAAATTCATTGATTTACGCCTTTGCTTCACATACAAAGGCGAATCTTACAATTGCTGATCTAGACAATAGTAAAATGAATTGCGGGCAAGCATTAGCATTAGGTATGCAAGTCGCCGATCAAGAATTTAAAAAAGGTAGCAGAATTCTTGGAATTGGTGAAAGCTTAAACCTCACTCCATATGGTCAGCAAGTGCCAAATAGATTCGCCAATAAATCCCTAGAGTCATTCACTAATATAGATAACGTGGAATTAGCGGCTATTACTGGAGCAATCATCGCTGCCGCTGCAAATAAATGTGCAATCATGCTTGACGGGCCACTTACTGCATTAGCCGCACGAATTGCTGTAAGCATGAATAAGGAAATTAATAATTACTTAATTAACGCTTCTCTTTCACCTGAACCACTTCATAAAGAAGCAATTGAATCTCTAAATCTAAATGCTTATCTTTATCTTGATTCAACGCTCTATGAAGGCTGCCAAGCAGCCCTCGGCATGACACTCCTTGATGCCTGTTTGCATATGGTCAACGATATGAAAACATTTAAACAAGCGGCTGTAGCTATTGCAAACGACGGCCCCGGAGCAAACAGACAAAGCTTAGACATATAA
- a CDS encoding GerAB/ArcD/ProY family transporter → MSYGIGKISAVEGMTLVAMLIVPSIYLTEPSLSIGFVGNSAWLLKICSGLLLLGLLLAILKIYQNYIDKFCNGRMITFFSFVQGVLGRSGGMIFFILWAVLFHLSTVLMIREFTDHTLMTTLKTGNLKLVLLIFAVAIFFMMRYGLEVILRCAYLLLVVRAITLIILLFLLFSSYDVTQLLPWQGYGMGSLAKYSFLDIGTGATSMAIFFIIPHLQNIATMKKSILYGMAYVTFFKMILILMMIMTFGIIVSPERVLLFYELVRCVNLSQYVQRVDSIFILMWLTAGLMSIVVTQYLSVMIYCEAFKLTDSKALMAIAMLLTTSIAMLPDSTITALTMSGFFIYQWSTAFMVFSFIILGIGYYVKCRRNSSCVGQGLR, encoded by the coding sequence GTGAGTTATGGCATTGGAAAAATAAGTGCAGTAGAAGGCATGACCTTAGTAGCAATGTTGATTGTTCCGAGTATTTATCTCACAGAGCCTAGTTTATCTATTGGGTTTGTGGGAAACTCAGCTTGGCTGTTGAAAATTTGCAGTGGTTTGCTATTGCTAGGTCTTTTATTAGCAATCTTGAAAATCTATCAAAACTATATTGATAAATTTTGTAATGGACGAATGATCACATTTTTTAGTTTTGTACAAGGGGTATTAGGTCGTAGTGGGGGAATGATATTCTTTATTTTATGGGCAGTTTTGTTTCACCTTTCTACGGTTTTGATGATTAGAGAATTTACAGACCATACATTAATGACAACTTTAAAAACGGGAAATTTAAAATTAGTTTTACTTATTTTTGCTGTTGCTATTTTTTTTATGATGCGCTATGGGTTAGAGGTAATTTTACGCTGTGCATATCTTTTGTTAGTTGTACGGGCGATTACTTTAATCATTTTACTTTTTTTGTTATTTTCCTCTTACGATGTTACGCAATTATTGCCATGGCAAGGCTATGGCATGGGGAGTTTAGCAAAATATTCTTTTCTAGACATTGGTACAGGAGCAACCTCGATGGCGATTTTTTTCATTATTCCGCATTTGCAAAATATTGCTACAATGAAAAAAAGTATTTTATATGGAATGGCATACGTAACCTTTTTTAAGATGATTTTAATTCTCATGATGATTATGACGTTTGGAATTATTGTTTCGCCAGAGCGCGTGTTGCTCTTTTATGAATTGGTTCGGTGTGTGAATTTATCGCAATATGTGCAGCGAGTGGACTCAATTTTTATTTTGATGTGGTTGACAGCAGGTTTGATGTCAATTGTAGTAACGCAATATTTATCGGTAATGATTTATTGTGAAGCTTTTAAATTAACGGATAGTAAAGCTTTAATGGCGATTGCAATGTTATTGACTACGAGTATAGCGATGTTGCCTGATTCAACAATTACCGCATTAACAATGAGTGGATTTTTTATTTATCAATGGTCAACGGCTTTTATGGTGTTTAGCTTTATTATTTTGGGGATTGGGTATTATGTGAAATGTCGGAGGAACAGCTCATGTGTTGGACAAGGCCTAAGATAA
- a CDS encoding spore germination protein encodes MEQNQKGSLYKKIFEYIQYKPKTEETTFVLPETEEEQWIAYNKTKAKASVLDCLSDVTNGIKSLSEVIELAKEKCASGKWTKEDIEILKIRLEMLEMRADELEPIILAYEHGNMDRGRISVSSSLIENKTTIERLYHLPKNKDIQTREFELKGKIPVKMMLNYIDGMVDKQLLTLALLQPLMLFEYEKEGLIGETLTDKLVNNLIPHLQPLKITTYQDVTKSINAGDCVLFIEGSKEALGIDVKGYKSRGIGKAEIEKTTRGSQAAFAEALRPNTALIHAMLQSTNLVTELFPLGKVNAKNCAVMYVDGIVNETAKKELIRRIKGVKRDDVFDAGSFSQMISDNKLQFPENLSTERPDRVVAALMQGRIAFMVDGDPFAYIAPVNLWDFFHNPEDYEMRLPAAMFMRILRYTGLLLAFFLPSIYIALVLFHYEAIPTEILLAISGYRQFVPFTSVLELLMMIFSFELIREATLRVPGQLGGSIGIVGAIILGQAAISAKLVSPLLVVVVAITGLASYVIPEYRFGFAVRITQYAMLLSAAMMGLVGVSIVLLLILLEMVGLKSLGVPFLSPIIPKTSTVTDILRVPNSYENDLWRPDELNTERVQRKSTASESWREEKPTQKEEE; translated from the coding sequence GTGGAACAAAACCAAAAAGGTTCTTTATATAAAAAGATATTTGAATATATTCAATATAAACCTAAAACGGAAGAAACTACTTTTGTTTTGCCAGAAACGGAAGAAGAACAATGGATTGCATATAACAAAACAAAAGCAAAAGCAAGTGTTTTAGATTGTCTATCGGATGTTACAAATGGAATAAAATCTTTATCTGAGGTTATTGAATTAGCGAAAGAAAAATGTGCGTCGGGAAAGTGGACAAAAGAAGATATAGAAATATTAAAAATTCGGTTAGAAATGTTAGAAATGCGAGCTGATGAATTAGAGCCAATTATTCTTGCCTATGAGCATGGCAATATGGACCGGGGAAGAATTAGTGTCAGCAGTAGTTTGATTGAGAACAAAACGACAATAGAAAGACTATACCATTTACCAAAAAATAAAGACATTCAAACTCGCGAATTTGAATTAAAAGGAAAAATCCCCGTTAAAATGATGTTAAATTACATTGATGGTATGGTTGATAAGCAATTGTTAACCTTGGCATTATTACAACCATTGATGCTTTTCGAATATGAAAAGGAAGGGTTGATTGGTGAAACTTTAACTGATAAATTGGTAAATAATCTTATTCCACACTTGCAGCCGCTTAAAATAACGACTTATCAAGATGTGACAAAAAGTATCAATGCTGGCGATTGTGTTTTATTTATTGAGGGTTCAAAAGAGGCATTGGGAATTGATGTAAAGGGATATAAAAGCCGTGGGATTGGAAAAGCGGAGATTGAGAAAACCACACGTGGTTCGCAAGCTGCGTTTGCTGAAGCATTGCGTCCAAATACTGCACTGATTCATGCTATGCTGCAAAGTACGAATCTAGTAACAGAATTATTTCCTTTAGGAAAAGTAAATGCGAAAAATTGTGCGGTAATGTATGTTGATGGAATCGTAAATGAAACGGCGAAAAAAGAATTAATTCGACGCATCAAAGGGGTAAAGCGTGATGATGTCTTTGATGCAGGATCGTTTAGTCAAATGATTTCAGATAATAAACTTCAGTTTCCTGAAAATTTATCTACTGAGCGTCCTGATCGTGTAGTTGCAGCACTTATGCAAGGAAGAATTGCCTTTATGGTAGATGGAGATCCCTTTGCTTATATTGCGCCAGTTAATTTATGGGATTTTTTTCATAATCCGGAGGATTATGAAATGCGATTACCAGCGGCTATGTTTATGCGTATCTTGCGCTATACGGGTTTACTTTTAGCATTTTTTTTACCAAGTATATATATTGCGCTAGTATTATTTCATTATGAAGCAATACCAACAGAAATTCTTTTAGCGATATCTGGTTACAGGCAGTTTGTTCCATTTACTTCTGTCTTAGAGTTATTGATGATGATTTTTTCCTTTGAATTGATTCGGGAGGCAACGCTACGTGTACCAGGTCAGCTTGGAGGATCTATCGGTATTGTGGGGGCAATTATTCTTGGGCAGGCGGCAATCTCAGCAAAGTTAGTTAGTCCGCTATTAGTGGTTGTTGTTGCAATTACGGGACTAGCTTCCTATGTCATTCCTGAATATCGATTTGGATTTGCAGTGAGAATTACGCAATATGCAATGCTCCTTTCAGCTGCGATGATGGGCTTGGTTGGCGTAAGTATTGTACTTCTTTTAATCTTATTAGAAATGGTAGGATTAAAATCTTTAGGCGTTCCATTTTTATCACCAATCATCCCCAAAACGTCGACAGTTACAGATATTTTACGGGTGCCTAATTCATATGAGAATGATTTATGGCGTCCAGATGAATTAAATACTGAGCGGGTACAGCGCAAATCAACAGCAAGTGAGTCATGGCGAGAAGAGAAGCCTACACAAAAGGAGGAAGAATAG